The sequence ATGTCAGGTCTTGCTATCATCGAAGATGCCTGTCGTCTTAGTAGTTGTCACCGACGGGTCTCACAGCGGCGTTCCGTCGGCCCGTTTCGCTCCCTCTGAATCGTGGACGACAGTGGATTCGGCCGCCACCGGTTCGTAGGAGTCACAGACGTCGATCGCCTCCTCGAGTTCGACGATCGTTCGGCGCTTGAGGGTCTTGGCCAGCTCCCGGGCCGCGGATTCGGTGATGTCCCGGCCGATTCCCGGGCACTCGTGCACGCTGAGGTCCCCGACGCGCTCGACGACCGGTCCGGGCGCGTCGACCGTCTCGCCCATGTCGAGGCTGAACGGGTAGGTCCGGCAGATGAACGGGCGGCTGTCGTGCACGGTGCATCGACCCGTTTCGGCGTCCTCTTCGTAGAACGTGCAATCGCCGCTCTCGTCGACCTGAAGGGCCCACTCGAAGGTCTCCCCCCGTCCGTCGTCATCGAGCCCGAACGGCATGGGCCGGGCCACGGCAGGCCACTGGCGGCCGGTGACCGCCTGGAGCGTGCGGATCTCGTCCGGGAACACGGT is a genomic window of Halanaeroarchaeum sulfurireducens containing:
- a CDS encoding YkgJ family cysteine cluster protein, with translation MDSLADELAAARDLDVDELAAAIRSVGFECTRCGACCTADDGQAHTATVFPDEIRTLQAVTGRQWPAVARPMPFGLDDDGRGETFEWALQVDESGDCTFYEEDAETGRCTVHDSRPFICRTYPFSLDMGETVDAPGPVVERVGDLSVHECPGIGRDITESAARELAKTLKRRTIVELEEAIDVCDSYEPVAAESTVVHDSEGAKRADGTPL